The following DNA comes from Moritella sp. 24.
ATCTTGTTGCAGCCTTCGATTTCAAGTGTTGGTAATTTATTGATATTAATATTCTTATTTTCGTAAAATGGTAAGGTTATATTTTTTTCGTTCAACCAAATCTTATTCGCAACTTTACTTACCTTCGGCTTTAGCTGTCCGAGTTCCATGATCAGCGCAGGAGATAAATACTTATTACTTGTAAATGAAAACAGCTCAAAGTGGTGACCATGTTGTGTGCAAATATCGACTTTATTCGTATTATGTTGAATGCTGCGAGCTATATGGCAGTGTTCATCGCTAAACATATCCCACAGATGAATACCGTGGTTAAGACGTTCGTCTAAGCGACGATATAGACCCGAATCCCAGTATTGTAAATGCCAACCATATTGAGTCGATAGCGTTAGAATTGAGCGCTTTTTTGTATCTATCCTAGAAAAACTTATATTTTCGTTACTGTTTTGATACGAAAACTGATCGGCAAAATTTTTACATAGTCTTTCGTGGTCTAAATTACGCACATCCAAGCTCGTATCTCTCAATTTAATCACTTTGCACTCGATCATACCCACAAAATGGGATGAATAACACTAATAATTACTCAAAAAGGAATACGTTTGAGCTATTGTTATTTTAACAACGTATGTGACAGATCGTCTTAATTTGTCTCATAACATATTATAATGAGAAAATATAGATGCAATAACTACCACTATTAAGGTAGTTGATAGTTGGTATGATATATGTCAATTAATGGATTTAACACAGTGTTAGAATCGATAAAGTACAGATAAAGTACAGATAAAGTACAGATAAAGGGAAATATGATGACTTTGTATTATTACGCAATATTTGCAGCTTTTATGTTGATTATGCCATGTTTACTGTTTATTAACGCCATTGTTAGCTATTACGGTAGTTATAATAGCGGTGATAAACAAGATAGTGTCATTAAAGTTAAGCGCAGTAAGGTGTTCTAATTCGTCTTATTCACCCTACTTATGTGAACGAGTGGTTATTAAATGTTCAATTAGCATTCACATATGTAATTTCTATCGGTAGACTATAACCCTAAATGATTAATAGTTAATGATTTTAGCTATTAAGGCTTTAGTACTTTTAAGGCTTTAGTACTTTGTATTCAAGGGGACAGGTTTGCCAATAATTCGGCCTATGGTATCTAGATTTCTTATTATTTTAATGATGGCATTGATTCCAGTGTTATTACTGATGTCTTATAATATCTGGAATGAATTTGTAACAGATAAACAAAATATTCGAAATGAAGCTTTTCGATTTGCAGAAAAAGTCGTTTCACAACAACAAAATAAAATAGAGTATACGCAAAAAATATTGCTCAATTTAGCACAGGAAAGCGTTGTTCTTGACCCCGCTGATCCTGAATGTTCTCTCTTTCTTTCGCGTGTTCAACGCATGAATCCACTCTTTATTAATATCGGTGTGCCATTAGCAAATGGTGATCTGCTTTGTAATGCATTGCCATTACAGCAACCAGTCAATGTATATGACCGCCCCTACTTTCGCAATACCATTGAAAATGGCGTGTTTTCGATTAGTACATTTCAATTTGATAGAGCAAGCCAGCTGGCCTCAATGAATTTTTCGGTCCCTATTTACGATAAAGGTAACCATATTATTGCAGCGGCAGTCGCAGTTGTATCGCTACAATGGTGGGGAAAGCAGTTAACGGATAGCTTTTTTCCCAAAGATGGTGCTGCTTTTATTATTGATAATAATGATCAAGTAGTCGCGTCTCAGAATAATGCTGCGACGGCGAAAGAATATTTAGATGTGATTATTGCGGGTTTATCACCGCAGCAAGAGGGGGTTTATGAAGTCACATCTGAAGACAACATACGCCGTCTTATTGCCTATAAGCCGATGCTTCTCGCAAATAGCAGTAGTGATGTTTTCGTTATTATTGCATTACCATTAGAAAGTGCTTACGCCAATGCCTACGCAGAGTTACAGAAAAATATATTCATGCTGCTATTTAGCCTCGCGACATTAAGTTTAATTTTGTTCTGGGGATTACGGATTAAAATTATTACACCGATTTATCAATTGCTAGATACTGCAAATAGTTTGATTGCAGAGCATGTCGCACATACTGATTCTGAAAGTAAACATAAGGCGTTAGATAATAAGTCTCAATATAATAGTGAACTATCCCTTCTATCCGACCATTTTAATTTGGTGATTGCAGAACAAAAGAAACAGCGACAAGAGCTAAACAACTTAGTCTACTGTGATCAAATGACTCAACTGCCTAATCGACATGCATTGTTAAACAGCATCGAGAGTAAATTAGCGTATCCACATGATCAGTTTGCGCTGGTATTATTTGATATTGATAATTTTGGCACGTTAAACGATCATTTTGGCCATGATATTGGTGACATGTTATTAATTGAACTTGCGAATCGACTCAGATTGTTATGCCAATACGATGAAGAGACGGGGCGTTGGTGCGGTGATGAATTTGTTTATATTATGCCTTATCAGCAACGCGAGCGATTAGATAATCGTATTAATGAGATTTTAAAGTCTCTTTCTGCACCGATTCAGTTGGACGTTATTTCTCATGCTTGTCAGGTACGCTGTGGTGTTGTACTCAGCCATGAAGTGAGCATAAAAGAAGCGAGTAAATTGATGCATTTTGCTGACTTGGCTGTTGCTAAAGTGGGTGATAACAAGGCGCGTCAAATTAATTATTTCAAGCCAGAAATGGAAACGGCAGGTCATGAATTATTCGAATTAGAGGCTGAATTACGCCACGCAATTTCTCGTGATGAATTACGTTTACATTACCAACCGATTATTAATTTAAATACGGGTAAGTATGAGCTAGCTGAGGCATTAGTACGTTGGCAGCATCCACTTCGAGGGTTAGTGCAACCTCTGCAATTTATCGAATTGGCCGAAAAAACGGGGCTGATTATTCATATTGGCCGTTGGGTTGTGTGTGAGGCAATTCGTCAGTTGGCACAGTGGCGTAAGACCGACAGTGTTGAGATAAAAGAAGTCGCGGTTAATTTATCTCCCATACAGCTACAAGATAATAGGTTGATTGAAATAATAACCAGTGCGTTAACAGCACATGACATTGCACCTGAATTATTAACGCTGGAAATTACAGAGTCAGTGTTACTGGGGGGCGGTGAAGAGGCGTTAGAAAAAATAATCCAGTTTAGAGACGTCGGTATTAAAATTGCTTTAGATGATTTTGGTACGGGCTATTCAAGTTTGAGTTATTTATCTCGGATTCGCTTGGATAAAATTAAGATTGACCGTTCATTTATTAATGAGATTGGTAATACTCGGGACAATATTCTAATTGAAACGATTATGACGATGTCTCACAGCATGAATCTTGCTGTCGTTGCTGAAGGTATTGAAACTTTGCCTCAATTATCTTTTTTGGAAAATATACACTGTGAATATGGGCAAGGTTATTATTTTAGTAAGCCACTTGAGGCGAGTGCAATAACTGATTTTTTGCACAGTCAGCGTAAAGTGTAAGGTGTAAGGTGGAATAAAAGCCTGCCGTTCAATTTATTACTTAGCCTAGATCGTGTTGCGGTTTGTTATTCGACATCTTAAAGCATGTTAGATGAACCAAATATGAACTGAACATTAATAATATTATCACTGTGATCTTTATTAAATTCTAACCATGATTATAAATAAATTCGGATTTTATGTTTTATATTGTTGTCATAAACCGAGATATTCATATAGATATTTAATAAGGAAACAGTAATGAATAGCAAAGTAGTTAAGTATGGACTTATATTAGCGGCGTTGGTGAATATTGGTGGAGTACTGACGTTCTCGAAACTCTTTAGCAATACCGCGATTAATGATGCTGATCCTATCGTGATGTCTAACTTTGGGTTAGTCATGATTATGGTGTGGGGACTTGCATATTTTGGCGCGGCGATGATTAAAGGTAATATTCGTGTGCTTGTGTCAGCGTTTGCGATAGAAAAGCTGGTATACGTGTGTGCATGGGTGTATTGGTTAGCAACAAATAACTTATTTACCTTGTACGAAACAGATTTATTCGCAGGTATCTTCTATACCATTTATGGTTTAAATGATTTGTTGTTTATGGTGTTCTTCATCAAAGTAGCAATGCATAAAAGCGAGTCTGGCGAAGTGAAAATGAAGGCGAATAGCGTAACAGCAGCCGAGGTTAATTAGCATTAAAAAGGCACTGTCCGTGATAACAGCAGTGCCTTTACGCATTCATCAGTTTATGAATGAGTGCTTAGTTTACTTGATCTAATGATTAACTTACTTGTTCTAACAGTGAGTTACGGTAAGTCACAATATCTTCAATGGTTAATACTGGTAAGTCATGTTTCTCACCAAAGGTAATGATCTCTGGTAAACGTGCCATTGTGCCGTCTGGGTTCGTTACTTCACATAATACGCCAGCGGGTTTAAGTCCTGCTAGTTTCATTAAGTCGATAGTCCCTTCTGTATGACCACGTCGTGTTAATACACCACCGGGTTGTGCGCGTAATGGGTAAACATGACCGGGACGTGCGAGATCGCTTGGCATTGCGTTGTCAGCAATTGCGGCTTTGATTGTTGTTACGCGATCGGCAGCAGATACACCCGTTGTCACCCCAACAGCCGCTTCAATACTCACCGTAAAGGCTGTACCGTATTGGCTTGAGTTATTCTCAACCATAGGTGCAAGTTCTAAATGTTTAACACGTTCGTCAGGTAGGCAAACACAAACAATACCACTGCCTTCTCGGATCAGTAATGCCATTTGTTCATTCGTAAGCGATTCGGCCGCGTAGACCATATCACCTTCATTTTCGCGATCTTCATCATCAACAACTAATACCCCTTTGCCTAAACGTAGTGCAGTAAGTGCAGTTTCAACACGTGTGATCGCGTCGCCAAAAGGAGAAAGTAAAGACTGATTCATGGTTTAAATCCTTAATATACAGCTATATAAAATATTGGGTTCCAGAATCAGGGCGTGCAGAAATAGAGGTGCGTGATTAACCGTCTAGCGAGGTAGACGTTAACGCATCTTATATTCTCTCTCATCCGGACTTAGATATACCATTATTCGTATATGCATTACCGTCGGCTCTGGACTAGGCTATATGGCATAGCGTTCACCAGATCTGCTGACCCTCAGTGATTACTTTATTAAAGTATGCAACTGAGGCGCTCGCGGGCTGAAATAGGTGACGAATAAATCGACCACCTGATTATTACCGCCGGTGGGGAATTACACCCCGCCCTGAGAATTTAATCGTACAGCTAATCACTTGATTACTGTCGATAAGGTTATGTTGCCTTGATTTTATACAAATGACAAGAGTTTAAAAATAGCTTGCTGTTTGGTATTGGCATGACGGTCATTGCGCTAGGCACTATCGTTAATTTATAACTGATTTACCGTTAGAGGTATTCGTAATAACATGAGGAATAAATAATGAAAAAATTTATGATGATCATCGTTATGTTAGGTTTTTTGGCAGGTTGTAGCAATAGTCAGTTGGAACCCGCTGACCCTGACTGGCCGGGTACTACGCAGGGGCGTGGACATTATTTTGATGGGAAAATAGAGAATAACGGTTATCCCAATTTATATCCGCACTCATTAGAACACTAGAATAAGCAATTGGCTTGTAAATATAGGCGTTATCAATGTGCTACCTGATTAACCTGTAGTACATTGATTAACGACTTTATATTATG
Coding sequences within:
- a CDS encoding EAL domain-containing protein, with amino-acid sequence MPIIRPMVSRFLIILMMALIPVLLLMSYNIWNEFVTDKQNIRNEAFRFAEKVVSQQQNKIEYTQKILLNLAQESVVLDPADPECSLFLSRVQRMNPLFINIGVPLANGDLLCNALPLQQPVNVYDRPYFRNTIENGVFSISTFQFDRASQLASMNFSVPIYDKGNHIIAAAVAVVSLQWWGKQLTDSFFPKDGAAFIIDNNDQVVASQNNAATAKEYLDVIIAGLSPQQEGVYEVTSEDNIRRLIAYKPMLLANSSSDVFVIIALPLESAYANAYAELQKNIFMLLFSLATLSLILFWGLRIKIITPIYQLLDTANSLIAEHVAHTDSESKHKALDNKSQYNSELSLLSDHFNLVIAEQKKQRQELNNLVYCDQMTQLPNRHALLNSIESKLAYPHDQFALVLFDIDNFGTLNDHFGHDIGDMLLIELANRLRLLCQYDEETGRWCGDEFVYIMPYQQRERLDNRINEILKSLSAPIQLDVISHACQVRCGVVLSHEVSIKEASKLMHFADLAVAKVGDNKARQINYFKPEMETAGHELFELEAELRHAISRDELRLHYQPIINLNTGKYELAEALVRWQHPLRGLVQPLQFIELAEKTGLIIHIGRWVVCEAIRQLAQWRKTDSVEIKEVAVNLSPIQLQDNRLIEIITSALTAHDIAPELLTLEITESVLLGGGEEALEKIIQFRDVGIKIALDDFGTGYSSLSYLSRIRLDKIKIDRSFINEIGNTRDNILIETIMTMSHSMNLAVVAEGIETLPQLSFLENIHCEYGQGYYFSKPLEASAITDFLHSQRKV
- the ribB gene encoding 3,4-dihydroxy-2-butanone-4-phosphate synthase — its product is MNQSLLSPFGDAITRVETALTALRLGKGVLVVDDEDRENEGDMVYAAESLTNEQMALLIREGSGIVCVCLPDERVKHLELAPMVENNSSQYGTAFTVSIEAAVGVTTGVSAADRVTTIKAAIADNAMPSDLARPGHVYPLRAQPGGVLTRRGHTEGTIDLMKLAGLKPAGVLCEVTNPDGTMARLPEIITFGEKHDLPVLTIEDIVTYRNSLLEQVS